One Pseudomonas abieticivorans genomic region harbors:
- a CDS encoding carboxymuconolactone decarboxylase family protein produces MTTRIEWAKQSPEAYKALVGLEMALGKSGLENSLLELVRLRASQLNGCAYCVNMHANDARKAGETEARLQTLTVWQETTFFTARERAALAWVESLTLLSSHHAPQDQYQALLEHFSEVEVVNLTLAIATINAWNRFGVGFAMVPQA; encoded by the coding sequence ATGACCACACGTATCGAATGGGCCAAACAATCCCCTGAAGCCTACAAAGCCTTGGTCGGCCTGGAAATGGCCTTGGGCAAGAGCGGCCTGGAGAACTCGCTGCTGGAACTGGTGCGCCTGCGTGCATCGCAACTCAACGGCTGCGCCTACTGCGTGAACATGCACGCCAATGACGCACGCAAGGCCGGCGAAACCGAAGCGCGCCTGCAAACCCTGACCGTCTGGCAAGAAACCACCTTTTTTACTGCCCGCGAGCGCGCGGCCCTGGCCTGGGTCGAGAGCCTGACCTTGCTGTCGAGCCACCATGCCCCGCAGGACCAGTACCAAGCGCTACTGGAACACTTCAGCGAAGTGGAAGTGGTGAACCTGACCCTGGCCATCGCCACCATCAACGCCTGGAACCGTTTTGGCGTCGGCTTTGCCATGGTGCCCCAGGCCTGA